The genomic interval CATCCGCCACTCCGGTAAATGCCTGCCCGAGTGCCACCGGTCTTGATCCAACCCCGATTTTCATAAAGGTAAACCCGGTTGCTGACGGTCCCAAGCCGGCACTATAACCCCACAGCACTGCTCCCAAAATCAACATCATTATGCGGGTCATTTTACTAATATTATTATTTCCAATCTGAATTTCAATTGTGTTGCACAGGCAAAAATATCAATTATCATTTTCCCATGCTTCCCTATCGTCCCCTCTTGGAACGGGCACCGGAATCGGCAGTGAGGCGAAAAAGACCCTCCTGGCTTCTGCTGATACCGGTCATAATCATGATTTCCACTGTAATATTTTTTCTCCTCCGGACGCGGAAACCAAACCCCCTGCCAGCCGGACATCAGCCGGACTCCTGCATCACCACCCGCAGTTTTGTAATCCAGCCCGGTGAAATTCTACCTTTTGCATTCAACCGTGCCGGTGTTCCGGCGGCGATCACGGACCAGACGATTGCTGCCCTGCGCGACTTCGGTTTCAATTTCAAAACCATTCACCCCGGGGACAGCCTGATTCTCCTCTATCGTGCGGAGACGCTATTCCAGATTCGCTACTGGCGTAACTACGATTCCATTTTTAAGATCACAATTGATTCCAACCCGTTCCGGGTATCACTGATCAGCGAAGACATCCGGCTTCTGCCAACACTGATCACCGGCACAATCAGAAATTCGCTCTATCAGTCACTCATTGACCAGGGAGAAAAAATCAGCCTCGTCGCCGCCTTTACCGAAATCTTTGACTGGGAAATTGACTTTTTCTCCGAACCTCAGCCTGGAGATTCGTTCTTCATCCTCGTGGAAAAGAAATTTGTGGATTCGCTTTTGGTCGGCTATGCTCCGATCATCGCTGCCCGCTACAAAGGCATGATCGGTGATTTTTATGCGTTCCGGTTCACCGATCCGGAGGGCAACACCGAATACTACAATCTCGACGGTCAATCCCTCCGCAAAATCTTTCTCAAATCACCCCTCCGCTTCTCCCGGATCACCTCGTTTTTCGGCAGAAGGTTCCATCCCATCCGCCGGATCCCGGCACGGCATCAGGGAATTGACTATGCTGCTCCCGCCGGCACTCCGGTGGCGTGTGTTGCTGATGGCCGGGTTGTTTCTGCCGGCTGGTCCGACGGCTATGGCCGACTGGTGATTGTCGGGCATCGGGATGGGTATGAAACCCGGTATGGACACCTCAGCGGTTTTGCCCGGGGCATCAGAACCAAAGCCCCGGTATCCCAGGGACAGATTATCGGTTATGTTGGCTCAACCGGAATGTCTACCGGACCCCATCTCCACTACGAGGTGCGCAAATACGGCTCGCCGGTAAATCCACTCCGGATCAATCCGCCCCGGACCTCCGCAGTAAAACTGGCTTATCTGCCACTTTTCCGGGCTCAACGCGACAGCCTGCTCCGGATTATTTCCGGACAGGTGCCGCTGCCAGCACCAGTCCCATGACCGCACCTGCG from candidate division WOR-3 bacterium carries:
- a CDS encoding peptidoglycan DD-metalloendopeptidase family protein, producing MLPYRPLLERAPESAVRRKRPSWLLLIPVIIMISTVIFFLLRTRKPNPLPAGHQPDSCITTRSFVIQPGEILPFAFNRAGVPAAITDQTIAALRDFGFNFKTIHPGDSLILLYRAETLFQIRYWRNYDSIFKITIDSNPFRVSLISEDIRLLPTLITGTIRNSLYQSLIDQGEKISLVAAFTEIFDWEIDFFSEPQPGDSFFILVEKKFVDSLLVGYAPIIAARYKGMIGDFYAFRFTDPEGNTEYYNLDGQSLRKIFLKSPLRFSRITSFFGRRFHPIRRIPARHQGIDYAAPAGTPVACVADGRVVSAGWSDGYGRLVIVGHRDGYETRYGHLSGFARGIRTKAPVSQGQIIGYVGSTGMSTGPHLHYEVRKYGSPVNPLRINPPRTSAVKLAYLPLFRAQRDSLLRIISGQVPLPAPVP